Within Scomber japonicus isolate fScoJap1 chromosome 18, fScoJap1.pri, whole genome shotgun sequence, the genomic segment AGGAACAGGGCAGAAATGAAgagaattattaaaaataataataaataaacagcagaacaaATCTATTAATCTGTTTGGCTATAATTTTGAGATGTTTCGTGGTTGATGGTTTATCTGGACAAATTGTAGTAGGCTATAATTTGGATATCATTGCTAAATACTTCCTCAGGTTTCCCCGAAATTCAAACTAATAGCCTATCCCGCACTTAGGCTATTATCATCTGCCCCGTCCCCCTACGTGTTCCTCCATGCTCCAGCACATGGTGACACAAGCATTATCCCCCGGCACACAGCGGCATGCCGTATCACATAATTGCACCCAGCAGccgcggcatctctgggtgctgcaaaaaatgccacggaaagtgccgcaaaaaatgccacggaaagtgcctACTAAAGTGCCTACTAGCGACATCTAGCCGCGGCATctgtgggtgccgcaagaaatgccgcagaaaatgccgcaaaaaatgccacggaaagtgcctactagcgacatctagctgcggcatctctgggtgccgcaagaaatgccgcggaaagTGCGGCTGCCGGCGGCTGCCGGCGGCAGCCAGCGGCACtttctgcggcatctctgggtgccgcacgaaatgccgcggaagatgCCGCTGCCGCAAATTGAGCCAGCCCCTACtgtacaatgtaagtgatggtggacaaacaaacacatttaaaaattaatctAAAGCATCAAAACATCACAATTAGTCAAATCAATTGCATATCTCTCATAGTTAGTCTTTTTTGTACCAAAgttgcattttttattcattctttttgtTGCCATCCTTCAACTtcagctcaacaggaaaacactttaaatacaaaAGCACATCCAGCctaactgtggaagatatcgAATTGGTTTGACTTACTCACATAAGCTTCATATAAACTTTATTATCTTGCATTTAAAATCTTACTTGTAGGcaactgaagtaaaagtaggctatttttaaaggaaattaGCCTATCCCAATTTGTATGAATGTACTTTTGCTTAAGTTGGTtatcaaatacaaacacatagtTTATTACATCATAGTTTATTTCATAATATTGTTTTTCAGCAGAATGACTTTTTGCCAGCCAATAGGCTATGAAATAGGCTAAAATGTAGGTACCTAAATTCTGACAAACGGCATTATGAAATGAAACTATAATGTAATTGTGAAAATAAGGAAGCtactaaatgaataaaatgtttttacatgtaGGCTAATTAAGTAGGCTACTACTAGcctatttttacattgtggtgtCATGAATCTGATGGGTCACCAAATTCTGTGTAACACCGGCGTGTACCTTTAAGTTTGGTTGAGTCTGCCAGTAAAACCAAAGTAGAAGAAGACGACGCAGCAGCTGAGTGACTGGTCTCACTGCAGAGAAATGTCATTTTGTAGCTTCTTCGGGGGAGAGGTCTACAAAGACCACTTCAAAACAGGTATTGTTATCATCTTATTACATTGTTATCGTCGACGTATTGTAATGTATGAAACGTTTCTGCTTGACGGCGTTACAGACGGTTTAGCAGAGTTAATGATAACCAGCTAGCCACCGTTAGCCAACAAACCTGACTATTATCTAGCCTACTGTAAATAACTTTACACACAGGCTTGTAGATGTGGAGCtaaaatgtttaactttaaGGAAAGGTTGACATTGTTTGGCATAGGCtactgaaaaaaaccccaaccaaTTTAAGCTTGTTTTGTAACCCATGAACAGGTTACACAACTCTTACAAAACTGGATATTGCAGATAAGAAGTTTAAGTTCCACTCATGAAATCAACCACACATTTGAAGAAATGCAAAGCACTATGTACATacctggatttaaaaagcatataaaacatattatatagACGAATATGAAggaatttaattaaaacaaaaacatctccaGTGATAAATAGACGATAACACGTGAttcgtgtttgtgtgttttcattttaaacagatCTTTCTCCTGCCGATATTTAGTAAGTTAATTGATACTGTGGTAGAGTCCGACAAAGTTAAGATTGATTaaaactagagctgcaacaattctGATGTTTCATTGATTGTAGCAGTCCTTGGATTGAAAACAATAGAGAGTCTCGACTGATGCATAaggttttctttatttaaatccaCCAAACAGCAGGTTGACGTCAAGCAACTTTAATTCATTGCTTTTCTTCTGTCATgaaattaaccctaaccctaacttgtACAGTCATTTACATTGATATTAAACAATAATTTGAAAGTTTAATCAACAGATTCATTGATTGGTGAgaataattgttagttgtagCTCTAATACTAACCATCATCTTCCATTCTTTACTCCTCAGGGATGTATGTGTGTTCCAAGTGCGATCACCAGCTGTTCTCCAGCCGCTCCAAATATGAGCACTCATCTCCCTGGCCAGCCTTCACAGAAACCATCCAGGAAGATAGTGTGTCCAAACATGAGGAGAGACCTGGGGCATACAAGGTACCATCAGTAGCAGAGagatttactttttaaataacttAATCCTTCAGAGGAAATTCACTTCTACACCAGCCACCACACAGTTTATACTTGAATATTCAGTTCAGCAGCTGTTTGCAGTTTACGTCACCCACCTATTCAGATACCAGTAGCTTGTAAACAACTCATAACCCTAAAGGACCTTTCATTTGAATGATTGGTTTATTGCACTAATGCTCACATGTGATTcagatgtatgttttttttgttccaggTTCGGTGTGGGAAGTGTGGAAATGGACTGGGCCATGAATTTGTGAACGATGGGCCAGGCAAAGGGCTGTCTCGCTTTTGAATATTCAGCAGCTCACTGAAGTTCATCCCTAAAGGTAAAACAATGCTCCTATGCATTTTGTTGTTCAGTATATGTAACAAAAGGATAATACATTCAAATAATTTGAAAGGTACTGGACAAAGACCCAAGTGTTTGCTGGGTAACAACTTCCACATAGCCCAACATGTCCTCGTATCTCTCCCCTCTCCACAGATAAGGTTGATGGGCAGTAAGTGAGCTGTCAGGGGGAAGTGCTGCTGAACTTGTAGACGTTTCTCTGGGCTGGGCTGCTGAAGGTGCGGACAGTGGATGAAGTGTTCTGGGAAAAGGCCCAATGTGGGAGCACCAGGGCTCTGATGGACGGTGGCCTCACTGGACAGCAAGAACAGAGGACTTGTCTCAAATCTTTTATTATGCAATAATCACAGACTCATTAACCAGGATAACATCACTGATTACACATTCACTATCTCATCAGTTGCATATTGATTGAGACTTCATTTCTTATGTAACAGACTTCAGATGATTTTGTCAGCAATTTCTTACAGAgagtttaagtgtgtgtttaaactgaAAGTGAGCAAACACCAATCTGTAAAACTTTAAACTTAAGACTTCCAAAGATTACTTAtgatatttttaatattcattcatCTACAATGACCTCTAACTGCAATGTTTGTCATGCCAGATGCAGAAACTTtgtaatgaaataaatcatattttcacTACTGAGTAGCTTTAAATTAGTCACAATGACTGATTGCAAataactgaaatgtattttaaattaagATAATGGTACTTTGATAAATAGCTCATGCCTATAATCTTGTTTTCAAATATTAAAGTCACTTTTTTCCTACTTGCTGTGAATAGTTTCCCATTATTCATTCAGGAGGTGCATAGTCATGGTTTTGCCTGCAGAAGaagattagggttaggtaaaaaaaattatttcaaCTCAGAACTGCTGAAAATAGTGAAATGATTATCGACTGCTTAAATGTAATCTGTTGAGTGTAGGAACTGTATGATGATCAAAAATTgggtaaaaaacaacaacaacaaaacacgaCCATAGCTAACAAGTTAAAACACAGCCCCACTGAGGGCTAATTAGGCTTATTGTAAAGTAATATCTTTCTTCCAGGCAGTAAATAGATACATGCACATTTGCCTTTTCTAGCAAAGAGATTCATTTAAATAACTAATTATACTCCCTCTCTATTTTTGTGACTCAAACTGAAATCCTCAAGTGTAGGATGTTTGCTTCCCACATTCTTCTCtaatttgctcattttatacattaaaaatgatAGATATTGATTTCAAGGTAACTGTTGATGCGTAGACACATAATGGCATCAGTAGACCAAGAAGTTAAAGTGTCTTCCAGTAACTCAATTATGGCGTCTTCCATATGTTTTCCTCTATGTTGTTTCCCCTTCCTAATGTTTCATATTTGTCCCCAGTCTGTgtctcactgtgtttgtgtgtgtgtgctgggtgTGACCTCTTGATTTCCCTCTGCTACCATTTAACCTGAGCACCTGCAGCTGATCGACTAATCAACTCGACAAGCCACAGCAGTATAAAGCACCAGTTCATCTCTCCAGGTTCTGCCAGATCATTCAGTCACCAATGCGGTGCAGACACTACGGTCAAGTCCTTTGTAACCTGTTAGGTTGTTTGTCTGATCTTCTAATCCTAATTCTACTAATCTTGTTCTCTGCCTGTGCTTCAGGTTCACCACGCTAGCTTCCAAAATACCTGCCACGTCAGCTGTTTGCCAGTTTGGATCGTGGATCTCTTGTTTGTTCAGTCCTTCACCTTGCATTGCTCCCTGCTCCACTCTGCTATTCCCATTCCtataatacagtatatcagtgttttatttgattgGATTTTCACCTTCAACTTGAACAATATTCTGAACAATTGAggaattaattttaatttaacagGGATATCTTTAATCCACCCAATCAGAATGTCTCACATCTGTGATAGGTGAAGGGCAATGGGATGTTTCCCACCCAAGAGttgagtttattaaaaaaattagcTTGGGAGGACAAAGGGTAGGATGGGTAAGTAGAAGCAAAGTACTACTTTTTTTTGTGGtctttttcagtgtttaaattCCATTTTACAGTATAATTTTGTGGAAGTGTTAATTTTTTGTAGAAGGCAGGATGAGACTagtttaaaactaaattaagaTTATCTACACAGTGCACaaagatgaaaaggaaaaacaaacttaatGTGTTTACTAGTGTATAAAAAAGTAATGGGGCTCTGGGCTggttttcctcctgtcctccccaATTTTTTGAGTCACCAGCTGCCACCAGTCTGaataaacaaacagtgaaatgttCAGCAGTGGAAAGTGACCTATTTAGACTTCTGTAGACCACTTTGCTTTAGTTTCAGTCAGACTTTGGATggaatgatttttaaatatgaggactcatctctctctgtgcaaTTATCTCCTTCCATTTAGTCTCTCTTTGGTTATATTGATTATTCTCATTTTCTTATACCAGTTTACTCTAAGCAGTGGTTTCACAGTAAGGTCTAGTTGGACTAAAATGGCTTTTAAGACTTGATGAGCTAAACTCACTTTCTGggttgtgcaaaaaaaaaaaaaaaaaaaagatttaagatAATACAACTGACAATCTGCTTTTGAAGTTATGGTAATTCTTGtctaacattaaaaatacatcagctATTAAGAAAAGCTCACTAGAACCTGTGTAAAAGATAAGCAGGTGAGATTGGAATCAGAGGTTGGGAAGCCATTTCATTGATCTAAAGTGTTTGTGCTTTGTTGCAATGATCATACTTTAAAGATGACCTTGAGTGCTGAGAATATCAACCTCCAGATATAACCAGCTTTAATTATATAAGTCTtacttatttcatttatatacatTTCTTCTCCTTGTTTGACCTTTTAAAGTTGGGCTAGTAATCTGGAGCCTAGCGCCATTTAGGCtacataatatattttttaaattatgaatataattttaaacatgaaatagcCATTTTTCTGATTATTTCCTGTCCCCATCCATCCAGTGTGAATACATTAAACACACCCTCCCACCCTCAGCATTGCTAGAACCCAGTATAAAAGTGCATGTAAAGTAGTTATGTGAATGTGTATtgcttttaaagtaaaaaacacaGGATTGGGGTTCAGTAAATAGCCTGACACTGTTGCTCAGTGATGTAAGTACTGCCATCATGTGGAAGTAATGAGAATACGTTCCAGTATTACACAAGGAGGGCATAGCTGTTGACACTTGATCTGGGCATGCAGGTTTGTTCTAGTTTAAGCTGGGTGACTCTTTGTAAACATACTGTAAGCTTCAAGCTGAAGAGAAACTAAACCTCTGGTTATTAGACACTGAATCATTGGACATGGATGAAATGTCATATTGCTCTTTCTCTGGCGGAGAAGAATATAAAAATCACTTCCATCCTGGTGAGTGACAAAGAAGCATGACGCTTCATGTGAAGGGCAACAAGTCACAGTAGTGAAAATTATAGAACCTCTCcagtcattgttttttttctgtaaaatgtttttctgtgctcACCTAAAATCTGAGTTGAAGGCATGTAATTACAAGCGTGATTTGTGATCTCACCAGTGTTCAAACCCAGTAGTGTGATGTGGACAGTTGAAGccaaatatttatattatatgttcATAGATTCTGATTCAATTAGTAAGAAAGAatagatgtaattttaagactttttagcagggtaatttaactttttttgttgaaaaataatagaCAGAAATAACACTTCAGGCAAATCCTTTTCATAggtcttaaaacatgtcagcTCTGCATTCACTGACAGTTTTTCCCATCTCAGGTATATACGTGTGTTCTGAATGTGGACATGAGCTTTTCTCCAGCTCGTCAAAGTTCGAGCACTCTTCTCCATGGCCAGCTTTCTCAGAGACCATTCATAAGGACAGTGTCTCCAAACACCCTGAAGCATGGGGACCCATAAAGGTAAATTACCACTGCAGAACTGTACAGCTAGATATCTTTTATAATGTCAGCATATCCAGCTGGACTAAATGGGGATTTATCCCGACACCTTTTTTGTCATAATTTATAGGTTTTTGTTTGAACCAGCTGAATTAAAATTTCCCAGGTTTGTTGTGGAAAGTGTGGCAATGGGCTGGGCCACGAGTTCTTGCATGACGGACCAAGAGAAGGGCTGTCACGCTTCTGAATATTCAGCAGCTCAATGACGTTCATACCTAAAGGTTTGCCTATCAGTGGTTTCTAATACTCGCATACAGTGCATTACACAGTTGTGCTGATAGATTATACCATTATCCACCTTTAACCCACTGTTTTGGCCTTTTCTGTCTCCACAGAAAAGGTTATTGGACAGAAAAGTGAGCTGTGAAAGAGGGGAACGTTATCTGCTGCTGAGGGTGTGGACAGTGAATGAAGTGTTCTGGGACAAAGCCTTATGGAGCTCCAGGCCACGGATAGAAAGTGTCCTCACATAACGGCAAGAGAAGAGGACTGGtcagcattttaaaaacaatcgGCACAGACACATGTAAAAGGGTCATACAAATTCAGCCGCATTCAATGTCCAAATGAACAGCAAAACAGGTTTTAGTTCTAATCACTCCTCCTGTTTCTGGCCATTATCAGATCCATTCATaatacacttaaaaacaaacaatctaAAGCTTCAGCCATTCATATTGGTCATAAAATGGATATTTTTAAAGCTTAGCTCTTTatgacttcttttcttttttgtaactTACTTGgtttgactaactcagacaaCCAAAACCTCATATATGCCTcaaatatactttttaaatacaatttaacaCAAAaggaagactgtggattttgtcactCATCTTAGATTGGAATTGAATTAAGGGATATTTTAATGGCCAGTATTGGCAGTAAGGAATTATTGCAGTAatgttcagtgttcatttgtaCACCTGAccactgaaaaataacagacgTGACAACCTATCCTTCTGATATTTAAGTAATCTGTTTGGTACACAGAGTAAGATGTTTAATTGAAGTCTGGCCAAAAAATGAGTCGCAGCCTTTTTGTGTCAGTATTGCATATGGTTTGCAGGCCTTAGTTCAAATTACACGACTGGTTTGGGTGCATTAAAATATGttgaacacactgaaacacaggCCTCTTTGAAAGTGTAATTGCATGATTCAAGCAGTTGATGGTGCTATTTAACCTACAAAATATATCCTCACCTAATGCACTAGTGTGGTCTGAACATGAACATTTAGAGCAGGTACCTGTACCAATGTCTTCTTGAGTCACAATGTTTGTAGACCAATTCTCTTTGCAAGAGGATTCCTTAACACAGCCTGTAACAGTTCAATGCATATTTCACCAGGAAAAACTACAATAGAACATATTTGTGCGTGTAATTTATTTGACATTCTTAATTAAGCTGCTAAGATTCACTGATTACAAGTATAGTACATATCTGTAAAACATGCTTCCACTGTCTCATGCCAAGGGTGAAGCAGATCTACTGAGTTATCTGGATATCTTTAACTTAATAAACTCAAACCAGGCCTTTTTACATCCCTCTGTGTTCCAGGCTTGAAGGGGTCCTGCGTTTTCCAGATAACTCAGTAGACCTGCGGCTCGGAAAGGGCCCGCGGAGCAATGGAATTCTAAACAAAGTGAGGATGTGAGGGTATGTTCAATGCCTCTTGTGCTGTTTAAATGTCTCTGGGATGAGCAGGTGTGGAGCTGCTCATTTCAAAGGCTGTTAGATCAGAGGGGAAGATGAAAGCTCCAGTGTCAGCCAGAGGATTAAGAAAGGAAGTGCAAACATTCATAGACTGTAATGATGTTTATTAAATGTAGTCATAAAGTATTTCACAAAGTACAGACATTCTTGTATCATTTGGTGTGAAGATAAAGTTTTCTGGTAAAGTAAGTTAATTTCAGAACTTAAGTCCCTTGTATTTAAAGAGTAGTGTTATTTTCCCATAGATTATTAAGCAGAGAGAAATCCCTCTGCCTGTCAACTTCACCTCAAACTCTTTTTGTTAATTCACTAATACCTTCCTTGTGACTGATTAAATGTCTTTGTTGTGGATTCTCTGTAATGTCGCTACACACAGATGGCACACAGACTAAACTGTCCTCGGGGTGAAGTTTGGAAGTctgaaagagggagggagaatttGAGAGGGGAAGAACGACAAACCCAACAACAGACAGAGaccaaaacacaaagataaacCAGATGTGAGAATTagagatggagaggaaaagGGCTGTAATTAACATTTGCTATCTGTGAGAGCACTCTTTCTGGTTGGCATCTGAAAACGGCTGCATGGCCAAGAGGAAGcaaacaggaaggaggaagtggtAATCCTTTGATAAAATCAGGAGACAGACTTGGATTGCAACCGCACTTTTCTCCCACTGACCTCTGGGGCTCATCCTGGATTGGGATCCTTAATTACATTAAACCACTACTACTCCAAAGCTTTCCCAAGTCCTAAAGGCTGAACCTAGAGGTTTGACtaaacatatgtgtgtgtgactcatttGCAGGACATCTTGTTTTAATCGTAGTTTATATTAGCCTGTTGCTTAGATATTGGCTGTTTACTGCACCTGCTTCTGTTTTGCCAGAGAAAAGTGTCTCATTCTCAGTCCACACGCCATGACATTATATCCAGTTCATCAAGATAGGATTCCCTAAAAACATCTGTCATCCACACACACGCCACAGAAGCTGTGATCACTTTGTGGGCTCGTAAGGAATAAAACTCCTCAATACTTAACTGTAGCAGAAATGGAGAAAACTCCTTTCATCAGGGAGTAATATCTGCAGTATGCGTGTTATATATGATGTCTCCATACGTGAGACTGCCCTCCACATGTTTCAGACGTACATATGTTGGCCAAACATCTCTCTCCCTTTGTGTAATGAATGAAAGGATAAACAAGGCTTTTATACATGACACTGGAATGTGATTTCCGCTCTGGATCAAAGGAGACTTCAAGGAAACTCTAGGCACTCCAGGTTGGGCATTGTTGTAATTCTGTCAGGACAACATGTGCTTGAAAAAGATGGAGCTTATGAAAACCAAAAtgagactcttttttttttttttctcgttctCCTAGAGAGGCCCAGCAGGGAACCGCAATGTGAAATGATGTGTAGTTTACTGTGAGTATAAACAGATTTTATGTGGCGTGGGTATGTGAAATACATGTATTGGTTATAAACACTGCAAAAATGGAATGAGTATGGATTTGTACGTAAATATAGAAACTATGGGAGACCTCTTATAAGTTATGTTAATTCCAAACAAATGTCAAccatttaaaggtgcaatatatGACATTCAGGCCCTCTAGATGACCGCAAATAtaagataaaatataatataaaaagttacaaTAATGGCGTCCTCAGCAGAGAATTAAGTCAcactccatctgtgtgtgttcttattgaagtttctctcttctttgtttTGGAAGCTGGTTCAGCCATGCATGAATCATAGTGCATGTGAGTCCCCCGCGTCTGTCTTCAAGATGGTGGGTGGGTTGCAAAGTTTCAAATATTACAGCTAAACCAAGATCCAGTTCTGTAGGTGAGAAACGGGCAGTACCTAGTTTTacagtttgatctgagtttTGTGACCTGTCAGTTCAAggacccccccctcccaccccaccccaccccaccccacccccgtCTTTATTGAGAGAATAACGCGCgcatttgttttggtctgagatGCTGTTGCTCTAGTGCGACATCTAGTGAATCTGAATGTCGAACAGTatatttcacctttttaaaCGTGAGGGATTATTTTTCCAAACTTGCACAGCAAAGCCAAGAAAGCCAAAAAAGCACCCAAAAGCACCCTTTAAAATCCCAAGTATGCGGGCTCTCagtatgaaaataaacaatacgACAAATTTCAAAGAAACCACATATCTTGCCGCTTTATTGTCACCTTTATCGCAGGATCACATTCCTGTTTCTGAGCTCCACCAGCTTCAATAATACAGGGAGGGTTTTGAACATATATGTATTTGCAAATATCACTCGCTATCTGTACTCTGATCTGGTTCAGGGAGATAGGACCCCGAGACAGCAGCACAGGTTGGCTTGCAAGCTTCAAAGCAATACTTGAGGTGTGTGGCACTGGCATTGTTCAGGTGGATCAGGGAGAGGAGTCCTTATTTCCAGGAAAGCTAGGGGATGagaaaggaggaacaggagAATAAGACTGACTGATTGTGTGCCCACATGGCCATGTTTATCCTGCCTTGATCAGAGACTATAGGGCGTTTGAAAGGCCTCAAAAAGAAACTGAGGACAAGGGTGCATCATGTCAAACATCTATTCTGTTCTATGTGTTTGCTTTATACGTTTCAGAGTGAAGGACTGGTAAAAACAATGACATAGATCCACAGATGAAAGTGCGCAAGAGGCTAGGAAACATTATAAAACGCGTCCTCAGAGTATGGAAATATCAGGATGGTTTCCAGCTGAATGATTTAAAAGGAGGTTCAGTTCATAGATAGTAAGAACAGTGACAGACTTTGgaaaatgttgtatttgtgtcAGCGCGTGTCTAGAAAACGTCAGAGGTCTTTGACGCCGAGAAAGGTTTAGGAGAGGAAAGTAATTACCCCAGACAGTCTTTCCTTGGGTACGATGCCACAGACAGTCCTCCTCCTAAACCTACATCCACCCACCCAGCAACTAACCCTGGCTCTCTGCAATTTGTGGCTGCTCATCCTCTCTCATCTTGGATAGTAATCCCAGTTCTCCAGATGAGATTCAGATTATACTGTGAGTGTCTTTTCTTCACATTCTTATGCAAcgttttctatgtgtgtgtttgcaacaCTTTTAGGCTATACATATGGTCTATGTAGAACTTTTGTGAACCTTACAACCCCCCGAGAGGCCCCAAATGGGTGGTCCCAATAGTCAAAATTGCTCCTTTGGTCATGCTGATTGCTAACTTCTGTGCATGAATGTTCAGGGTTGCTTCAGCTCTTTATTCTCCGCTGTGATTACCCAat encodes:
- the LOC128378235 gene encoding methionine-R-sulfoxide reductase B1-A-like, producing the protein MSFCSFFGGEVYKDHFKTGMYVCSKCDHQLFSSRSKYEHSSPWPAFTETIQEDSVSKHEERPGAYKVRCGKCGNGLGHEFVNDGPGKGLSRFUIFSSSLKFIPKDKVDGQ